From Triticum urartu cultivar G1812 chromosome 2, Tu2.1, whole genome shotgun sequence, a single genomic window includes:
- the LOC125534163 gene encoding vascular-related unknown protein 4-like produces MENTTSPQSSCISQPAAAAMSAGESSWAMHFANFVASTDNKQEMGHQGGEASDSDFSSGFSSSFDSLGDGSDTDSFLTSDLMDEDDEDDSLQDTACSSAARPKVTSMHDMLMKSILTMDAKDMNTAQLAKYFLDASSRKQATGAVPEVISGGNSNEKKLNEFNDLRKKGLCLVPLSMLIDYLG; encoded by the exons ATGGAGAACACAACATCGCCACAATCTTCTTGCATCAGCcagccggcggcggcggccatgTCGGCCGGCGAGAGCAGCTGGGCTATGCACTTTGCAAACTTCGTGGCATCAACAGACAACAAACAGGAGATGGGTCACCAAGGAGGAGAGGCCTCTGACAGTGATTTCTCCTCTGGCTTCTCTTCCTCATTTGATTCCTTGGGTGATGGCTCCGACACCGACTCCTTCCTCACGTCGGACCTCATGGATGAAGACGATGAGGATGATTCTCTGCAGGACACTGCCTGTTCTTCCGCCGCTCGCCCTAAG GTAACCAGCATGCATGATATGCTCATGAAGTCAATTCTAACCATGGATGCAAAGGACATGAACACCGCCCAGCTG GCCAAGTATTTCCTCGATGCGAGTTCAAGGAAGCAGGCGACTGGTGCGGTTCCAGAAGTGATCAGCGGTGGAAATAGCAACGAGAAGAAGCTCAATGAGTTCAATGATCTGAGGAAGAAAGGGCTTTGCTTAGTCCCTCTCTCCATGTTGATAGATTACCTAGGCTGA